The DNA segment tccaTCCTCTGCATCGCCCGCTCCAAGTGCTCGACCCTCTCGAACAGCCCTGCCATCAGACTGACCTGCTGCGCACTCCGCTCGCACAACGCCGCCACCAGCCCTTGCAGCCTCTCGCTCTCCGCCATCACCTTCTTCAGCACCTCCCCCGTCCCCGAGGCGTCCGTTGAATCCTTTGTGGGTTCCGCCATTGCGTGCATCGAGTCCTCGGCCATGTGCGATCCTGCCTCCCCGGTTGAAGCGTCAACCATATCCGTTGAGACCTCCGGAGCATTCTCCGAGCGGACAGCGGTCGTCTCCCTGCTTTCTTGCTCTGTTGAATCAGAAACGCCAGCTTTGCCCGTGGCAGCCTCGTCGCATTGGAATTTTGCCTCCGAGTTGGCCTTTGTCGGAGAAGTGTCGATAGCTTCAGCTTCATCCATCGGAATCACCACGAAGCCTTCATCCTTCGCTTCTTCTTTCTCGAGGTCATCGATGAAATCTAAGGTTTCAAATCCCTCATCAGAAGCATCAGACACCCGTTCCCTATCTTGTGCTTCGGCATCTTGGACGATGACAACTCCTAGATCTTGGCTCTGTTGAGAGGCAGCTTCATCGGCAGCAGCAAAATCCGGGTCTTGGCACTCTTGAGTCGAGGCTTCTTCGGCGTTGGCGTCGAGGGCTGACTCTCCATCGAAATTACCTCCTTTAGGAGGCTCCTCTGCCTCTTCAAGGTCGGCATCCGGATCACGGTTATCTTGATGCGTCTCCGCCGGAATCAGTGGTTCCGAATAATGAGAATTCGACGATTCTAGGATTTGGGACGAGATCGAATCCAGGAAATCCTGGACCGCGATCACCCTCCGGATCGCCTTCTTCCGATACTCCCTCACCCCGCGGACGGAGTCCAGACGGAGGAGCAGCGACATTAGCATCTCGCCCATCCGCAGCCGTTCCTTGGGGTCCGCCCTCAGCCGCTCCGCCTCCGTGCGAACCCTCCGATCGATCTCCTCCACCTTCATCGCGACCTGAGAGACGATGCTCACGTTCTTCCGCACCATGTGGCCCCTAAAGAACCTCTGGATGGCGACGGCCGCTGACGACCGTACCGCCTCAGACGGCGGCGCCATGGAAGGCTTCGTGACGGCGGGGGCCTCCTCGGACCTAACAAAGTGGACGGGAATGGAGACGACGCGAGGATTCGAGGTGGGCACGGTCGCAGGGCCGTGTGGGTAGTTGCGGCCAGCGGCGCTCCATGGATCGGCGGGGTAGAAGAAGGGGCTCTCGACGTCTCTCTGTCCGCGCCGGCGGCCAGCGGCGCTCCATGGATCGAGCGAGTAGAAGAAGGGGCTCTCCATCTCTCCCTATCTGTGTTGGTTGAAAGCTTTGAGAGGAACTCGTTCGACGTCGGTTACGATTTTGTGGTGGATTGGGATCAAACAGATGCGTGTTATATATAGCAGAAGGAAGGGATAATTCTGGAAGAAGGGAGAGGGTGAGGGCAGGGAAAAATGTTCCAGTTCCTTCTAGAGGCGGGAGAGAGGATGGAAAGATGTTCCAGTACCTTCTGGAGGCGTCAGAGAGGATGGAAAGATATTTCCATTAGGAATCTTCCAGAAGTGTCGGACCGTATCAGAATCAGCTCTCTCTCGGAGCACGCTGTTATTCACGCGGGACCCACCCGAGAATGCGGAGCCAGCCACGACACCGATAGA comes from the Musa acuminata AAA Group cultivar baxijiao chromosome BXJ1-10, Cavendish_Baxijiao_AAA, whole genome shotgun sequence genome and includes:
- the LOC104000673 gene encoding uncharacterized protein LOC104000673: MESPFFYSLDPWSAAGRRRGQRDVESPFFYPADPWSAAGRNYPHGPATVPTSNPRVVSIPVHFVRSEEAPAVTKPSMAPPSEAVRSSAAVAIQRFFRGHMVRKNVSIVSQVAMKVEEIDRRVRTEAERLRADPKERLRMGEMLMSLLLRLDSVRGVREYRKKAIRRVIAVQDFLDSISSQILESSNSHYSEPLIPAETHQDNRDPDADLEEAEEPPKGGNFDGESALDANAEEASTQECQDPDFAAADEAASQQSQDLGVVIVQDAEAQDRERVSDASDEGFETLDFIDDLEKEEAKDEGFVVIPMDEAEAIDTSPTKANSEAKFQCDEAATGKAGVSDSTEQESRETTAVRSENAPEVSTDMVDASTGEAGSHMAEDSMHAMAEPTKDSTDASGTGEVLKKVMAESERLQGLVAALCERSAQQVSLMAGLFERVEHLERAMQRMEKNKKRRANRPLASPIDKKGSQTKQ